A DNA window from Halorubrum sp. DM2 contains the following coding sequences:
- a CDS encoding heavy metal translocating P-type ATPase: MSTRTTRLDITGMSCANCSATVGDAVESLDGVSRADANYATDEASVEYDSERTSLAAIYEAIEDAGYGAVSETVTVAITDMSCANCADANRDALEAVDGVVDADVNYATDEARVRYNPAETSLSALYDAVEDAGYSPVREDGSGGDGEDANGEGTDGTGRDGSGESARDAARNAEIRKQRRLTLFGAALSAPLLFFLVDALLLGGAVVPDRVFGVGIHWVAFALATPVQVVLGRPFYVNSYKALVTNGRANMDVLIALGSTTAYVYSVAVLLDLIAGSVYFDTAALILVFITLGNYLEARSKGQAGEALRKLLEMEADTATLVDEDGTEEEVPIDEVAVGDRMKVRPGERIPTDGVVVEGQSAVDESMVTGESVPVEKTEGDEVVGSTINENGLLVVEATKVGADTALQQIVRTVKEAQSRQPDIQNLADRISAYFVPAVIANALLWGVVWFAFPETLAAFVDRLPLWGQVAGGPAPVGGTVSVFEFAVVVFASSVLIACPCALGLATPAATMVGTTIGAQNGVLFKGGDVLERAKDVDTVVFDKTGTLTKGEMELTDAVALGTKGEAAPDGGAVVEGGNDAAVDGPTAEDEVLRLAASAERGSEHPLARAIVEGAEARGIGLSDPESFENVPGHGVKATVDGDEILVGNRKLLRDAGIDPEPAAETMERLEREGKTAMLVARVRAGADDGELLGVVADADTVKPSATEAVSQLRDRGVDVMMITGDNERTARAVAEQVGIDPDDVRAGVLPEDKSDAVESIQADGRKAMMVGDGVNDAPALAVAYVGTAIGSGTDVAIEAADVTLMRDDPLDVVKAIRVSDATLQKIRQNLVWALGYNTAMIPLASLGLLQPVLAAGAMAFSSVSVLTNSLLFRRYDPDRDYALLGFLRR; encoded by the coding sequence ATGAGCACCAGAACCACCCGCCTCGACATCACGGGGATGAGCTGCGCCAACTGCTCGGCGACGGTCGGCGACGCCGTGGAGTCGCTCGACGGGGTATCGCGGGCGGACGCGAACTACGCCACCGACGAGGCGAGCGTCGAGTACGACTCGGAGCGGACCTCGCTCGCCGCGATCTACGAGGCGATCGAGGACGCGGGCTACGGCGCGGTCTCCGAGACGGTGACCGTGGCGATCACCGACATGAGCTGTGCGAACTGCGCGGACGCCAACCGCGACGCCCTCGAAGCCGTCGACGGGGTCGTCGACGCCGACGTGAACTACGCCACCGACGAGGCGCGGGTGCGGTACAACCCCGCCGAGACCTCGCTCTCGGCGCTGTACGACGCCGTCGAGGACGCGGGGTACTCGCCGGTCCGCGAGGACGGCAGCGGTGGCGACGGCGAGGACGCCAACGGTGAGGGGACCGACGGCACTGGCAGAGACGGATCCGGCGAGAGCGCGCGCGACGCGGCCCGGAACGCCGAGATTCGCAAGCAGCGCCGGCTGACGCTGTTCGGGGCCGCCTTATCAGCGCCGCTGCTCTTCTTCCTCGTCGACGCCCTCCTGCTCGGGGGCGCGGTCGTTCCGGACCGGGTCTTCGGCGTCGGAATCCACTGGGTCGCGTTCGCGCTCGCGACGCCGGTCCAGGTCGTGCTCGGCCGTCCGTTCTACGTGAACTCCTACAAGGCGCTCGTCACGAACGGACGCGCCAACATGGACGTGCTGATCGCTCTGGGCTCGACGACGGCGTACGTCTACTCCGTCGCCGTCCTCCTCGATCTGATCGCCGGGAGCGTCTACTTCGACACGGCCGCGCTCATCCTCGTCTTCATCACGCTCGGCAACTACCTCGAAGCCCGTTCGAAGGGGCAGGCCGGCGAGGCGCTCCGGAAGCTGTTGGAGATGGAGGCAGACACCGCCACCCTCGTCGACGAGGACGGCACCGAGGAGGAGGTCCCGATCGACGAGGTCGCGGTCGGCGACCGCATGAAGGTCCGGCCGGGCGAGCGGATCCCGACCGACGGCGTCGTCGTCGAGGGGCAGTCCGCCGTCGACGAGTCGATGGTCACGGGCGAGTCCGTCCCCGTCGAGAAGACCGAGGGCGACGAGGTCGTCGGGTCGACCATCAACGAGAACGGGCTCCTCGTCGTCGAGGCGACGAAGGTCGGCGCGGACACCGCCCTCCAGCAGATCGTCCGGACGGTGAAGGAGGCCCAGTCGCGCCAGCCCGACATCCAGAACCTCGCGGACCGCATCTCCGCGTACTTCGTGCCGGCGGTCATCGCGAACGCCCTGCTGTGGGGGGTGGTCTGGTTCGCCTTCCCCGAGACGCTCGCGGCGTTCGTCGACCGGCTCCCGCTGTGGGGGCAGGTCGCCGGCGGGCCCGCGCCGGTCGGCGGCACCGTCTCGGTGTTCGAGTTCGCGGTCGTCGTCTTCGCCTCCTCGGTCCTGATCGCGTGTCCCTGCGCGCTCGGCCTCGCGACCCCGGCCGCGACGATGGTCGGGACCACCATCGGGGCGCAGAACGGCGTCCTGTTCAAGGGCGGCGACGTCCTCGAACGCGCGAAGGACGTCGACACCGTCGTCTTCGACAAGACGGGGACGCTCACGAAAGGGGAGATGGAGCTGACGGACGCGGTCGCGCTCGGGACCAAGGGCGAGGCCGCCCCCGACGGCGGCGCGGTCGTCGAGGGCGGCAACGACGCGGCGGTCGACGGGCCGACGGCCGAAGACGAGGTGCTCCGGCTCGCCGCGAGCGCGGAGCGCGGCAGCGAACACCCCCTCGCTCGCGCCATCGTCGAGGGGGCCGAGGCGCGCGGTATCGGCCTCTCCGACCCCGAGTCGTTCGAGAACGTCCCCGGCCACGGGGTCAAGGCGACCGTCGACGGGGACGAGATACTCGTCGGTAACCGGAAGCTGCTGCGGGACGCGGGGATCGACCCCGAGCCAGCCGCGGAGACGATGGAACGGCTCGAACGCGAGGGGAAGACCGCGATGCTCGTCGCGCGAGTCCGCGCCGGAGCCGACGACGGTGAGCTCCTCGGCGTCGTCGCCGACGCCGACACGGTGAAGCCGAGCGCGACGGAGGCGGTGAGCCAGCTCCGCGACCGCGGCGTCGACGTGATGATGATCACCGGCGACAACGAGCGTACGGCCCGCGCGGTCGCCGAGCAGGTCGGCATCGACCCCGACGACGTCCGCGCCGGGGTCCTGCCCGAGGACAAGTCCGACGCGGTGGAGTCGATTCAGGCGGACGGCCGGAAGGCGATGATGGTCGGCGACGGCGTCAACGACGCCCCGGCGCTCGCGGTGGCGTACGTCGGCACCGCCATCGGCTCCGGGACCGACGTGGCCATCGAGGCGGCCGACGTGACGCTGATGCGCGACGACCCGCTCGACGTGGTGAAGGCGATCCGGGTCTCGGACGCGACGCTCCAGAAGATCAGACAGAACCTCGTGTGGGCGCTCGGCTACAACACCGCGATGATCCCGCTCGCGTCGCTCGGGCTGCTCCAGCCCGTCCTCGCGGCCGGCGCGATGGCGTTCTCGTCGGTGTCGGTGCTGACGAACAGTCTGCTGTTCCGGCGGTACGACCCCGACCGCGACTACGCGCTCCTCGGGTTCCTCCGACGCTGA
- a CDS encoding cold-shock protein: MATGKVDFFNDTGGYGFIETDDADEDVFFHMEDVGGPDLEEGQEVEFEIEEADKGPRATNLTRL; this comes from the coding sequence ATGGCGACAGGCAAGGTCGACTTCTTCAACGACACCGGCGGCTACGGATTCATCGAGACTGACGACGCTGACGAGGACGTGTTCTTCCACATGGAAGACGTCGGCGGCCCGGACCTCGAGGAGGGACAGGAGGTAGAGTTCGAGATCGAGGAGGCGGACAAGGGTCCGCGCGCGACGAACCTCACTCGGCTGTAA
- a CDS encoding oxidoreductase has translation MTDWTADDMPRLDGKTVVVTGANSGLGFEGTRAFAARGATVVMACRSVERAEDAASEIRADAGGEVDGELDVRECDLASLDSVASFAEGLAADYDAVDVLCNNAGVMAIPRGETEDGFETQFGVNHLGHFALTGRLFPLLDAAEGVGGDARVVTQSSGAHEQGEMDFTDLNWERSYGKWKAYGRSKLSNLLFAYELQRRLDAFEDVSGVRSVACHPGYTDTNLQMRTAAESGNPLMKVGMKAANAVLGQEPEVGVEPMLYAATADVDGGAYVEPGGLMNMRGHPTVGRSNDASYDRADARRLWEYSTEATGVEFPV, from the coding sequence ATGACCGACTGGACGGCCGACGACATGCCGCGACTGGACGGGAAGACGGTGGTCGTCACCGGCGCGAACAGCGGGCTCGGCTTCGAAGGAACCCGCGCGTTCGCCGCGCGCGGCGCGACCGTCGTGATGGCGTGTCGCAGCGTCGAGCGCGCGGAGGACGCCGCGAGCGAGATCCGCGCCGACGCGGGCGGCGAGGTCGACGGCGAACTCGACGTACGCGAGTGCGACCTCGCCTCCCTCGACTCCGTGGCGTCGTTCGCCGAGGGGCTCGCCGCCGACTACGACGCGGTCGACGTCCTCTGTAACAACGCGGGCGTGATGGCGATTCCCCGCGGCGAGACCGAGGACGGCTTCGAGACGCAGTTCGGCGTCAACCACCTCGGCCACTTCGCGCTCACCGGCCGCCTGTTCCCGCTCCTCGACGCGGCCGAGGGAGTCGGGGGCGACGCGCGCGTCGTCACCCAGTCGTCCGGCGCTCACGAGCAGGGCGAGATGGACTTCACCGACCTCAACTGGGAGCGGTCGTACGGAAAATGGAAGGCGTACGGGCGCAGCAAGCTGTCGAACCTGCTTTTCGCCTACGAGCTCCAGCGGCGTCTCGACGCGTTCGAGGACGTAAGCGGCGTTCGCAGCGTCGCCTGCCACCCCGGCTACACCGACACGAACCTCCAGATGCGGACCGCCGCGGAGAGCGGGAACCCCCTGATGAAGGTCGGGATGAAGGCCGCGAACGCCGTCCTCGGACAGGAGCCGGAGGTCGGCGTCGAACCCATGCTGTACGCGGCGACGGCCGACGTCGACGGCGGCGCGTACGTCGAGCCGGGCGGCCTGATGAACATGCGCGGGCACCCGACGGTCGGCCGCTCGAACGACGCCTCCTACGACCGCGCGGACGCCCGGCGGCTCTGGGAGTATTCGACCGAAGCGACCGGCGTCGAGTTCCCGGTCTGA